In one Lolium rigidum isolate FL_2022 chromosome 3, APGP_CSIRO_Lrig_0.1, whole genome shotgun sequence genomic region, the following are encoded:
- the LOC124698585 gene encoding zinc transporter 2-like, translating to MAPATSSLLVLWLCAVATTALAHGGAGDGDADADRGGKKPDLRAPGLVVAKLWCLTVVFVGTMAGGVSPYFMRWNEAFLVLGTQFAGGVFLGTAMMHFLSDANETFQDLVPDKAYPFAFMLACAGYVLTMLAECAISFVVARGRTKPAATVAGALEEGKLSSPSGNGSETQAADAHGDHSAASMLRNASTLGDSILLIAALCFHSVFEGIAIGVAETKADAWKALWTVSLHKIFAAIAMGIALLRMLPNRPLFSCIAYAFAFAISSPIGVGIGIVIDATTQGKVADWVFAISMGLATGIFIYVSVNHLLSKGYKPQRPVAADTPLGRWLAVVFGVGVIAVVMIWDT from the exons ATGGCCCCGGCGACCAGCTCCCTCCTCGTCCTGTGGCTCTGCGCCGTCGCGACCACCGCGTTGGCCCATGGCGGCGCCGGAGACGGCGACGCGGACGCGGACAGGGGCGGCAAGAAGCCGGACCTGCGGGCGCCGGGGCTGGTGGTGGCGAAGCTGTGGTGCCTGACGGTGGTGTTCGTGGGCACGATGGCCGGCGGCGTGTCCCCCTACTTCATGCGGTGGAACGAGGCGTTCCTGGTGCTGGGCACGCAGTTCGCCGGTGGGGTTTTCCTCGGCACCGCCATGATGCACTTCCTCAGCGACGCCAACGAGACCTTCCAGGACCTCGTACCGGACAAGGCCTACCCGTTCGCCTTCATGCTCGCCTGCGCCGGGTACGTCCTCACCATGCTCGCCGAGTGCGCCATCTCCTTCGTCGTCGCGCGCGGCCGGACAAAGCCCGCCGCCACCGTTGCAG GAGCGCTGGAGGAGGGCAAGCTGAGCAGCCCCAGTGGCAACGGCTCCGAAACACAAGCCGCT GACGCACACGGCGATCACTCCGCGGCATCCATGCTGCGCAACGCCAGCACCCTCGGCGACAGCATACTCCTCATCGCGGCTCTCTGTTTCCACTCCGTCTTCGAAGGCATCGCCATCGGAGTCGCCG AGACGAAAGCCGACGCATGGAAGGCGCTTTGGACCGTCAGCCTGCATAAGATCTTCGCAGCGATCGCCATGGGCATCGCCCTGCTCCGCATGCTCCCCAATCGCCCCCTCTTCTCCTGCATCGCCTACGCGTTCGCCTTTGCCATCTCCAGCCCCATCGGCGTAGGCATCGGCATCGTTATCGACGCAACCACGCAGGGCAAGGTGGCGGACTGGGTCTTCGCCATCTCCATGGGCCTCGCCACGGGCATCTTCATCTACGTCTCCGTCAACCACCTCCTCTCCAAGGGGTACAAGCCTCAGAGGCCCGTCGCCGCCGACACGCCTCTTGGGCGGTGGCTCGCCGTCGTGTTCGGCGTCGGTGTCATCGCTGTCGTCATGATATGGGACACCTGA